AGCTTTGATGTAAGTACTGTGAATCTATAATTACTGCCCTGAACTACTGCATCCCTATGACATTCAGGATGAGTTTTCATTTTATAAATAACTCTCATTTTAAATCTCTCCTATTATCTACCTCCATAATTAGGTAAATTACACAATTTATTTATTTTCAATTTTTACTGTAAACTCTATATATGCAAATTCATAATCTGAATTTGCATATATAGAGTTTTTCCAATTGGCTAGGTACTTAGTGAGATACGATTTTACTATAATTAATAATCATCAACGTCAAATTCTCTATGTTTAAAATAGTATTTTCTATCAATATCGGTTATTTTTCGTATTACTCTGCAGGGATTCCCAGCGGCAATAACATCATCTGGTATGTCTTTTCTAACAACGCTTCCAGAGCCTATTACTACATTATTTCCTATTTTAATGTTAGGGTTTATTACAACACTTCCACCAACCCATACGTTATCACCTATTGTCACAGGAAAGCCATATTCATAACCGGAATTTCTTGACTCAGGATGAATTGGATGTCCTGCTGTATAAATTGATACATTTGGAGCAAACATAACGTTTTCGCCAATTGTTACTTTACCTACATCTAATATTATACAATTATAATTTGCATAAAAATTATTTCCCACTTCTATATTTTTTCCATAATCGCAATGAAAAGGCTGTTCTATAAAAACATTGT
This genomic window from Clostridium pasteurianum DSM 525 = ATCC 6013 contains:
- a CDS encoding sugar O-acetyltransferase; protein product: MNQKERMLAGLPYKAWLDGLNEERIQNKLRIYDYNLIPPDKQEKMLTMIKDILGKTGDNVFIEQPFHCDYGKNIEVGNNFYANYNCIILDVGKVTIGENVMFAPNVSIYTAGHPIHPESRNSGYEYGFPVTIGDNVWVGGSVVINPNIKIGNNVVIGSGSVVRKDIPDDVIAAGNPCRVIRKITDIDRKYYFKHREFDVDDY